A DNA window from Paenibacillus sp. HWE-109 contains the following coding sequences:
- a CDS encoding HAMP domain-containing sensor histidine kinase, producing the protein MAKILGWMRLKHMTLLQSFIFLCCLTLITVLVIIILEFRWAENIRLRFADHSSVNNWVLPSLVAMVLFTVAGGIVLMASLFYRWKLKKPLEILMKASEKISANDLGFHISYEAKDELGELCRVFEKMRAQLEKNYRDLWRSVEERKQLNAIFAHDLRTPLSVLKGYSEFLTTYLPQNNLSEEKILDTIQTMKVHIVRLESYTDAMNSIQKLEDMPVHSHELEMDLLTSLLNDIARQITGQFGKTFGSSIAADSKKIAVDIHLVMQVFENLIANGARYAVGNVSIHYNVCKGFFSITVTDDGVGFSDVALQKAVLPFYRGEVWDANSHHGLGLYISKVLCEKHEGSLHVENSSDGGGNVTASFFMGLINS; encoded by the coding sequence ATGGCGAAAATCTTAGGCTGGATGCGACTGAAGCATATGACCTTGCTGCAATCATTCATCTTTTTATGCTGTCTTACGCTCATCACCGTTCTAGTCATCATCATATTAGAGTTTAGATGGGCGGAAAACATACGGCTACGATTTGCCGACCATTCTTCCGTAAACAATTGGGTGTTACCTTCCCTCGTTGCGATGGTACTATTTACTGTTGCCGGCGGTATTGTCCTGATGGCCAGCCTCTTTTATAGATGGAAACTGAAAAAGCCGCTTGAAATACTGATGAAGGCATCGGAGAAAATATCGGCGAATGATTTGGGGTTCCATATTTCTTATGAGGCCAAGGATGAGTTGGGCGAGCTATGCCGTGTATTTGAAAAAATGCGCGCACAATTGGAAAAAAATTATAGAGATCTTTGGCGATCGGTTGAGGAACGCAAACAACTTAATGCTATTTTTGCCCATGATCTAAGGACGCCCTTATCTGTCCTGAAAGGATATTCCGAGTTTCTGACCACCTATCTGCCTCAAAACAACTTATCCGAGGAAAAAATACTGGACACGATTCAAACCATGAAAGTCCATATTGTACGTCTTGAAAGTTACACTGATGCCATGAATTCGATTCAGAAGCTGGAGGACATGCCGGTACACAGCCATGAGCTTGAAATGGATCTTCTGACCTCCTTGCTAAATGACATCGCCCGACAAATAACCGGACAATTTGGCAAGACTTTCGGTTCTTCCATTGCTGCGGATTCGAAAAAAATAGCTGTCGATATACATTTGGTGATGCAGGTTTTTGAGAATTTGATAGCTAATGGAGCGCGTTATGCTGTCGGTAATGTGAGTATTCATTATAATGTCTGCAAGGGGTTTTTTTCCATAACAGTCACGGATGACGGCGTCGGTTTTTCTGACGTAGCGCTTCAGAAGGCCGTGCTTCCTTTTTATCGCGGAGAGGTATGGGATGCGAATTCGCATCATGGACTGGGACTTTATATAAGCAAAGTACTGTGCGAAAAGCATGAGGGGAGTCTGCATGTAGAAAACAGCTCCGATGGTGGCGGAAACGTAACAGCAAGTTTCTTTATGGGGTTGATAAATAGTTGA
- a CDS encoding response regulator transcription factor: MKKILIIDDEADLRKLLTDYFEMNGYFVMTAKNGNEALRQIENQPDLILLDINMPELNGLELCRKIRCFVSCPILFLTARVEDADKISGFRAGGDDYILKPFSIHELGARVEAHLRREVRSQNKTSIKFSEDLIIDYSARALYFHDVQISMAKKEFDIIELLSTHPGMVFDKERIYEKVWGLDDEGDSAVIAEHIRRIRFKLKEHGCENRIETVWGVGYKWRKS, from the coding sequence ATGAAAAAGATATTGATTATAGATGATGAAGCCGATCTACGAAAACTGTTGACGGACTACTTTGAAATGAATGGGTATTTCGTTATGACGGCGAAGAACGGCAATGAGGCGTTGCGACAAATTGAAAATCAACCGGACCTTATTTTGCTGGATATCAATATGCCTGAACTTAATGGTCTTGAATTATGCAGGAAAATCCGGTGCTTTGTGTCCTGCCCTATTTTATTTCTAACAGCCCGCGTTGAGGATGCGGATAAAATATCTGGGTTTCGGGCCGGAGGGGATGATTATATTCTAAAGCCGTTCAGTATCCATGAACTGGGCGCAAGGGTAGAGGCGCATTTACGCAGGGAAGTGCGCAGTCAAAATAAAACGTCGATAAAGTTTAGTGAAGATTTGATCATAGATTATTCAGCTCGTGCGCTTTACTTCCATGACGTGCAAATTTCCATGGCTAAAAAGGAGTTCGATATTATAGAGCTGTTGTCGACACATCCCGGAATGGTATTTGATAAAGAGCGGATTTATGAAAAAGTATGGGGCTTGGACGATGAAGGCGACAGTGCCGTGATAGCGGAACATATCAGGCGAATTCGTTTCAAATTGAAAGAGCATGGCTGCGAAAACAGGATAGAAACCGTCTGGGGAGTAGGATACAAATGGCGAAAATCTTAG
- a CDS encoding stalk domain-containing protein, giving the protein MGWMKIAVISVCSMAFGITSYASGGVESIQAYLNHDFKFTLNNKTWVPKDSDGAVLTPVIINGTSYLPVKAVVEATGGEVQWNEATKSIAITSANGNEATISERERMIIEKINEIKEKLKLGLTKEKVKSLFREQLELADVNGDLENGSDSYWKYNFFKDPNYTGALPDHVPDEEGLKNKKIGANLFIGWKNNELYLYSISYFNPKANKVYMYLLNPDGSTSDSPINP; this is encoded by the coding sequence ATGGGATGGATGAAAATTGCGGTTATAAGTGTTTGCAGTATGGCGTTTGGGATTACCAGCTATGCGTCGGGAGGTGTGGAAAGCATCCAGGCTTACTTAAACCATGATTTCAAATTTACGCTCAATAATAAAACTTGGGTACCCAAAGACAGTGATGGTGCCGTACTAACTCCAGTCATTATTAATGGTACATCGTATCTGCCAGTTAAAGCAGTCGTTGAGGCAACAGGCGGAGAAGTCCAGTGGAATGAGGCAACGAAATCCATTGCGATAACATCTGCTAATGGAAACGAAGCAACTATTAGTGAAAGAGAACGGATGATAATTGAAAAAATAAACGAAATAAAAGAAAAGTTAAAGTTGGGTTTAACTAAAGAAAAGGTGAAATCATTATTTAGAGAACAATTGGAGCTTGCGGATGTTAATGGAGATTTAGAAAATGGAAGTGACTCCTATTGGAAATACAATTTTTTCAAAGACCCTAATTATACAGGTGCTTTACCTGACCACGTTCCTGATGAAGAAGGTCTGAAGAACAAAAAAATTGGAGCTAATTTATTTATCGGATGGAAAAATAATGAATTATACCTTTATTCAATATCCTATTTTAATCCTAAAGCTAATAAAGTCTACATGTATTTATTGAATCCTGATGGTTCAACTTCAGATAGCCCAATTAATCCTTAG
- a CDS encoding aldo/keto reductase, which yields MKYRKLGKNGPEISVIGFGTWAIGGGDWVFSWGEQNDQLSQNSIRAALDAGINFFDTAAVYGMGHSEEVLGKALKGSREKAVIATKFGLVWDDKNNITRNGTYGSIIREAEDSLRRLGTDYIDLYQMHWPDTDVKAPLEETMRAMEKLVQEGKIRYVGVSNFPIALLDEALAVRHIDSLQPPYSILAHQVESDLLPYCIAKGIGVLAYSPLASGLLSGNYTFDSRFDEQDWRSKSPSHTGESFMQNIAIVEQLKDVAEQLGITVSRLAIAYVLANPLVTSALIGVRKPEHILNALAAAEVTLDESVLTEIRSIAKSARIVMPINE from the coding sequence ATGAAATATCGGAAATTAGGGAAAAACGGACCGGAAATCTCTGTGATCGGTTTTGGAACTTGGGCTATTGGCGGCGGAGACTGGGTGTTCTCATGGGGCGAACAAAACGATCAATTGTCGCAAAATAGTATTCGTGCTGCACTTGATGCTGGCATTAACTTTTTTGATACGGCTGCTGTTTACGGAATGGGTCACTCCGAAGAAGTGCTCGGTAAGGCGCTTAAAGGCAGTCGCGAGAAAGCCGTCATCGCTACTAAGTTTGGTCTAGTCTGGGACGATAAAAACAATATAACCCGCAACGGAACATACGGTTCGATCATTCGCGAAGCGGAAGATTCCTTGCGCCGTCTCGGCACCGATTATATCGATTTGTACCAAATGCACTGGCCCGATACTGATGTTAAAGCACCTCTTGAAGAAACAATGCGAGCCATGGAGAAGTTGGTTCAGGAAGGTAAAATACGTTATGTAGGAGTCAGCAACTTCCCGATCGCACTTCTTGATGAGGCTTTGGCGGTCAGACATATTGATTCCCTGCAACCGCCATACTCCATACTTGCTCATCAGGTGGAGTCCGATCTTCTGCCGTATTGCATAGCTAAAGGAATCGGCGTACTGGCTTATAGTCCGCTTGCATCGGGCCTTCTCTCGGGCAATTATACTTTCGACTCTCGCTTCGATGAGCAGGATTGGCGATCGAAATCCCCTTCCCATACCGGGGAAAGTTTCATGCAAAATATCGCTATTGTCGAACAACTCAAAGACGTAGCCGAACAACTCGGCATCACAGTTTCCCGATTAGCCATTGCTTATGTTCTTGCGAATCCTCTCGTAACAAGTGCTCTTATTGGGGTACGTAAGCCCGAGCATATTTTGAATGCATTGGCCGCTGCCGAAGTAACACTGGATGAATCTGTGCTTACAGAGATAAGAAGTATTGCCAAAAGCGCCCGAATCGTAATGCCTATCAACGAATAG
- a CDS encoding helix-turn-helix transcriptional regulator — translation MSANSRRSELGDFLRTRRERLDPLEHGFTIGTRRRTSGLRREELAQVAGVSVSWYTWLEQGRDINVSTQVLESIARALRLDWVERRHLFNLALDTVTIQHLTQQSLEYDNLLQSVLDSWDTCPAYAVDYKWNIVGWNSLANRVFGDYSKRSERDLNLIWYVFTNPSQRMLLINWEREAKNGQALFRATSDQYADNPWFSQFIHDLSEASLEFREWWALHDIQITHGNKELNHPVVGSLFLRQTTLLIAEFPELKILLYIPLPLGNTLEKLNHLASSTYETDTKELQLGVLR, via the coding sequence ATGAGTGCGAACAGTCGGCGTTCGGAATTGGGAGACTTTTTAAGGACGCGCAGAGAGCGTCTGGATCCTTTGGAACACGGATTTACGATAGGGACAAGACGAAGGACGTCAGGGTTAAGAAGAGAAGAGTTGGCGCAAGTTGCCGGAGTTAGCGTTTCTTGGTATACGTGGCTGGAGCAGGGGCGTGATATAAACGTCTCGACGCAAGTGCTGGAGAGCATCGCTAGAGCGCTGCGATTGGATTGGGTGGAACGAAGGCATCTGTTCAATTTGGCGTTGGACACGGTTACGATTCAGCATTTAACTCAACAGTCATTGGAGTATGATAACCTGCTTCAAAGCGTATTGGATTCTTGGGATACCTGTCCGGCGTATGCTGTTGATTACAAATGGAATATTGTTGGGTGGAACTCTTTGGCGAACCGGGTGTTTGGTGATTATTCAAAGCGTTCTGAAAGGGATCTCAACTTAATATGGTATGTTTTTACCAATCCTTCACAACGTATGCTGCTTATAAACTGGGAAAGAGAAGCGAAAAACGGTCAAGCCTTGTTTCGAGCGACCAGCGACCAATACGCAGATAACCCGTGGTTTAGTCAGTTTATACACGACTTAAGCGAAGCCAGCTTGGAGTTTCGGGAATGGTGGGCTTTGCACGATATTCAGATCACTCATGGCAACAAAGAGCTGAACCATCCTGTTGTAGGAAGTTTGTTCCTGAGACAAACAACGTTATTGATCGCTGAGTTCCCTGAGCTGAAAATTTTGCTATATATCCCACTTCCACTGGGAAATACGTTGGAGAAGCTCAATCATCTTGCTTCATCCACGTACGAGACTGACACAAAGGAATTGCAGCTGGGAGTACTTCGTTGA
- a CDS encoding S-layer homology domain-containing protein translates to MKKSVLCLLIALFTFGTSFSQILPVYAAENDFTFTVGSNGATVTDYKGTDLNVVIPAEYAGTTVTEIGRSAFDTYGTGKPRITSVVIPNNVKVIQTYGFRYTSLTSIDLPDGLLTIGSSAFENNPLTTVVFPDSVTMIGNYSFYMNKLTSIKLSENLKTINGGAFDTNLITKLVIPAGVTSVASSSFYNNNLTSITVLGDATTFGTGVFAGNPSNLKIFGIANSPAAVYASSNGHTFVDGTALFQAVSSTKLLLKSYLVGTRVGQVPANAYNDLSADYDAAMLFIDGIGNATIASDLANAATPLISSIAAFNAQIVKAGNPAALASAIAAAQQALSDHTQGANVGQVSAGARTALQSATNAAQQILDNAGNYTQDQLDTAVSQINSAVQVFNAAVIQAGVPTALGAAITVAQQALTDHPQGVNVGQVSAGTRTALQSATNAAQQILDNAGNYTQDQLDTAVNQINSAVQVFNAAVLQTGIPTALGAAITAAQQALTDHPQGSNVGQTSAGTRTVLETAMNAAQQILDNAGNYTQAQLDTAVNQINSAVQVFNAAVIQAGVPTALGAAITAAQQALTDHPQGTNVGQTSAGTRTVLETAMNAAQQILDNAGNYTQAQLDTAVNQLNSAVQVFTAAVIQAGVPTALGAAITAAQQALTDHPQGTNVGQTSAGTRTVLETAMNAAQQILDNAGNYTQAQLDTAVNQLNSAVQVFNTAIIQAGVPTALGAAIAVAQQALTNHPQGTNVGQTSAGTRTALETAMDVAQQILENAGNYTQDQLDTAVNQINSAVQVFNAAVIQAGVPTALGAAITAAQQALTDHPQGTNVGQTSAGTRTALETAMDTAQQILDNAGNYTRDQLDTAVNQLNSAVQVFTAAVIQAGVRTALGAAITAAQQALTDHPEGTDVGQTSAGDRSALQTAIDAAQAIADDAVNQSQTRLDEATVSLNDAMAIFEAAWVGMVLTASANDLYGTSDTLRFTVFYGYEVTVTGTPVVPIMVGDNSVTQTVYAPYMGARGKAVRKLTFEFEVPAGLADVDGINVAASLELPNGASIVRTSSGRPASLTYVAPDASGIRIVAIPPEVALTVAPNGSERKAISVTASVYGAAAGNALTQLRWLPGSLSGVDFAGGTKGTDILATPQFTITANGDYTVYALDEAGNEAVKTITVTGISTPSSSDNGNRPVTSGTTVKLNPNGRITTLVDPSDIKQVKRSDGTVIEQVILPERTREQVLELLKDAKEPFVSITIGNREQAVQAQFQADWIADMVKAYPNTIIEVRLNDSSYQLRLSVIDLIGLAERLDAEISNMTVNIIQVLASEHIRQEIDRIGVSQGFAVFSDVIDYKVMVETNGQMLEVHDFGGSYSIRTIKLDREKTNRNLVAVQYIPGNGTVVFVPSKMETGPDGTNEAILNVPHNSLYTVVNVQARTFSDLSGHWAKADVEHLASKLLVNGVAADRFESEGTITRAEFSALLVRGLGLSVKESEVGVRFADVPASAWYASAVNAAVASGLVSGIGPGGFAPNDPITREQMAVVIAGALTFTSHGTGSDGQEGGHLDAFTDRDSISSWAQAAVVRASEDGIMNGMEDGRFAPREYVTRAQAAVILKRFLQYVHFID, encoded by the coding sequence ATGAAAAAATCAGTCTTATGTCTATTAATTGCATTATTTACGTTCGGGACTTCATTCTCGCAGATTCTACCTGTTTATGCAGCTGAGAACGACTTTACTTTTACAGTCGGTTCCAATGGCGCAACGGTTACGGACTACAAGGGTACGGATCTGAATGTGGTTATTCCCGCTGAGTACGCGGGTACGACGGTAACCGAAATTGGGAGATCAGCATTTGATACGTACGGTACGGGCAAACCTAGAATTACGAGCGTCGTGATTCCGAACAACGTGAAGGTAATTCAAACGTATGGATTCCGTTATACTAGCCTCACTTCCATAGACCTTCCAGACGGTTTGTTAACGATCGGCTCAAGCGCATTCGAGAACAATCCGCTTACAACAGTCGTTTTTCCAGATAGTGTGACGATGATCGGCAACTATTCTTTTTATATGAATAAATTGACATCGATTAAATTATCGGAAAATTTGAAGACGATTAATGGCGGGGCTTTCGACACCAATCTCATTACGAAACTTGTCATCCCGGCCGGCGTAACGAGTGTCGCCAGTAGCTCATTCTATAATAACAACTTGACAAGCATAACTGTGTTAGGCGATGCAACAACTTTTGGGACAGGTGTATTTGCGGGTAATCCGAGCAATCTGAAAATATTCGGAATTGCGAATTCTCCCGCAGCCGTTTATGCGTCGAGCAACGGACATACGTTTGTGGACGGAACGGCATTATTTCAAGCGGTCTCTAGTACCAAGTTGTTGTTAAAAAGTTATCTGGTGGGCACCCGCGTAGGACAAGTTCCGGCCAATGCCTACAACGACTTATCGGCAGACTATGACGCAGCCATGCTTTTTATCGACGGAATCGGGAATGCCACCATCGCTTCCGACCTGGCTAACGCCGCAACTCCTCTGATCTCTTCAATCGCGGCATTCAATGCGCAAATTGTCAAAGCCGGCAATCCCGCGGCGTTGGCATCGGCGATCGCAGCGGCACAGCAGGCGTTGTCGGATCATACGCAAGGGGCGAACGTGGGGCAGGTGTCAGCAGGAGCGCGCACTGCACTTCAGTCCGCAACCAATGCGGCGCAGCAGATTCTTGATAACGCGGGCAATTACACGCAGGATCAACTGGATACTGCCGTTAGCCAGATAAATTCAGCGGTTCAAGTCTTTAATGCTGCTGTTATACAAGCGGGTGTTCCGACTGCGCTTGGCGCGGCGATCACGGTTGCGCAGCAGGCGTTGACGGATCATCCGCAAGGGGTGAACGTGGGGCAGGTGTCAGCGGGAACGCGCACCGCACTGCAGTCCGCAACCAATGCGGCGCAGCAGATTCTTGATAACGCGGGCAATTACACGCAGGATCAACTGGATACTGCCGTTAACCAGATAAATTCAGCGGTTCAAGTCTTTAATGCCGCCGTTCTTCAAACGGGCATTCCGACGGCACTTGGCGCGGCGATCACGGCGGCGCAGCAGGCGTTGACGGATCATCCGCAAGGTTCGAATGTAGGGCAGACTTCGGCAGGAACTCGCACCGTGCTGGAAACTGCGATGAATGCGGCGCAGCAGATTCTCGATAACGCGGGCAATTACACGCAAGCTCAACTGGATACTGCTGTTAACCAGATAAATTCAGCGGTTCAAGTCTTTAATGCTGCTGTTATACAAGCGGGTGTTCCGACTGCACTTGGCGCGGCGATCACGGCGGCGCAGCAGGCATTGACGGATCATCCGCAAGGTACGAATGTAGGGCAGACTTCGGCAGGAACTCGCACCGTGCTGGAAACTGCGATGAATGCGGCGCAGCAGATTCTCGATAACGCGGGCAATTACACGCAAGCTCAACTGGATACTGCTGTTAACCAGTTAAATTCAGCGGTTCAAGTCTTTACTGCTGCTGTTATACAAGCGGGTGTTCCGACTGCGCTTGGCGCGGCGATCACGGCGGCGCAGCAGGCGTTGACGGATCATCCGCAAGGTACGAATGTAGGGCAGACTTCGGCAGGAACTCGCACCGTGCTGGAAACTGCGATGAATGCGGCGCAGCAGATTCTCGATAACGCCGGCAATTACACGCAAGCTCAACTGGATACTGCTGTTAACCAGTTAAATTCAGCGGTTCAAGTCTTTAATACGGCTATTATACAAGCGGGTGTTCCAACGGCGCTGGGCGCGGCGATCGCGGTTGCACAGCAGGCGTTGACGAATCATCCGCAAGGTACGAATGTAGGGCAGACTTCGGCAGGAACTCGCACCGCGCTGGAAACTGCGATGGATGTGGCGCAGCAGATTCTTGAGAACGCGGGCAATTACACGCAGGATCAACTGGATACTGCCGTTAACCAGATAAATTCAGCGGTTCAAGTCTTTAATGCTGCTGTTATACAAGCGGGCGTTCCGACTGCGCTTGGCGCGGCGATCACGGCGGCGCAACAGGCGTTGACGGATCATCCGCAAGGTACGAATGTAGGGCAGACTTCGGCAGGAACTCGCACCGCACTGGAAACTGCAATGGATACGGCGCAGCAGATTCTTGATAATGCGGGCAATTACACGCGGGATCAACTGGATACTGCCGTTAACCAGTTAAATTCAGCGGTTCAAGTCTTTACTGCTGCTGTTATACAAGCGGGTGTTCGGACTGCGCTTGGCGCGGCGATCACGGCGGCGCAGCAGGCATTGACGGATCATCCAGAAGGTACGGATGTAGGGCAGACTTCAGCAGGAGACCGCTCTGCCCTGCAGACCGCGATAGATGCAGCGCAGGCTATTGCCGACGATGCGGTAAATCAATCTCAGACTCGTTTGGATGAAGCTACTGTCAGTTTGAACGACGCTATGGCGATATTTGAAGCCGCTTGGGTGGGGATGGTGCTAACCGCATCGGCCAATGATTTGTACGGTACGAGCGACACGCTTCGCTTTACGGTATTTTATGGATACGAAGTAACCGTGACCGGGACACCGGTCGTTCCCATCATGGTTGGAGACAATTCCGTCACTCAGACGGTATATGCCCCATATATGGGAGCGCGCGGCAAGGCAGTGAGAAAACTTACTTTCGAATTCGAAGTTCCTGCTGGGCTCGCGGATGTTGACGGAATTAATGTTGCTGCATCATTGGAGCTCCCGAACGGTGCAAGCATCGTTCGCACCTCCAGCGGACGCCCGGCTTCGCTAACTTACGTAGCACCGGACGCGAGTGGAATACGTATCGTGGCGATACCGCCCGAAGTTGCCCTGACGGTTGCACCGAACGGATCGGAACGTAAAGCGATCAGTGTGACTGCAAGCGTGTACGGCGCAGCTGCGGGAAATGCGCTGACGCAGCTCCGTTGGCTGCCTGGAAGTCTTAGTGGGGTTGATTTTGCCGGCGGAACGAAAGGAACCGATATTTTGGCCACACCTCAATTCACCATTACTGCCAACGGCGACTATACCGTTTATGCCCTAGACGAAGCAGGCAATGAAGCAGTGAAAACCATCACTGTTACTGGGATCTCAACCCCGTCTTCGTCGGATAACGGCAATCGACCGGTCACATCGGGGACGACTGTGAAGTTAAATCCGAATGGCAGGATTACAACTCTTGTCGATCCATCCGACATTAAACAAGTCAAGCGTTCGGACGGCACGGTGATCGAGCAAGTCATCCTCCCCGAACGGACGAGGGAGCAAGTGCTGGAACTCCTGAAAGATGCGAAGGAACCGTTTGTCAGCATTACAATCGGCAATCGGGAGCAAGCAGTACAGGCACAGTTTCAAGCTGACTGGATCGCGGATATGGTCAAAGCTTATCCTAATACAATTATCGAGGTGAGGTTGAACGATTCTAGCTACCAATTGCGGTTAAGCGTGATCGATCTGATCGGCTTGGCGGAGCGTCTCGACGCGGAAATATCGAATATGACCGTGAACATCATACAGGTGCTGGCCAGCGAGCATATTCGACAAGAGATCGATCGGATCGGCGTTTCCCAAGGTTTTGCTGTTTTCTCCGACGTCATTGACTACAAGGTGATGGTCGAAACAAACGGGCAAATGTTGGAGGTGCACGACTTTGGTGGATCGTACTCGATCCGGACCATTAAGTTGGACCGAGAGAAGACGAACCGTAACCTGGTTGCCGTTCAGTATATCCCGGGAAATGGAACCGTCGTATTTGTTCCGTCAAAGATGGAAACCGGTCCAGACGGCACTAACGAAGCGATTCTGAACGTGCCACATAACAGCTTGTACACAGTCGTAAATGTGCAAGCCCGAACGTTCTCCGATTTATCCGGACACTGGGCGAAAGCGGATGTGGAGCATCTGGCGTCCAAGCTGCTGGTGAACGGCGTGGCGGCTGACCGTTTTGAGTCAGAGGGAACCATTACACGAGCGGAATTCTCAGCCTTGCTCGTTCGTGGGCTAGGGTTATCCGTGAAGGAGAGCGAGGTTGGTGTTCGATTTGCGGATGTCCCTGCATCCGCATGGTATGCATCTGCAGTAAATGCGGCAGTGGCTAGCGGGCTGGTAAGCGGCATCGGTCCCGGCGGTTTTGCGCCTAACGACCCAATTACCCGCGAGCAAATGGCCGTTGTGATTGCTGGCGCCTTAACCTTCACCAGCCATGGAACCGGTAGCGATGGGCAAGAGGGAGGCCATCTGGATGCTTTCACGGATCGAGACTCCATTTCTTCATGGGCGCAAGCTGCGGTAGTCCGAGCATCGGAAGACGGCATTATGAACGGGATGGAAGACGGACGCTTTGCCCCGAGGGAGTATGTAACGAGGGCGCAGGCAGCGGTTATACTAAAAAGGTTCCTGCAATATGTGCATTTTATCGATTAA
- a CDS encoding Ohr family peroxiredoxin, with amino-acid sequence MGQLYKLVEHLSRRVLVIQWEGMISHEATNVRMPKALGGNGEEGTNPEQLFAAGYAACYDSALNLGTDVTAHVSISKAFDGGFELAAQLHVNLDGVERDQAEELVRAADGVCPYSRVTRGYVIIAL; translated from the coding sequence ATGGGTCAATTATATAAATTGGTTGAACACTTGTCAAGAAGAGTGTTAGTGATACAGTGGGAGGGAATGATATCGCATGAAGCAACTAATGTGCGCATGCCTAAAGCGCTAGGCGGCAACGGGGAGGAGGGTACGAATCCCGAGCAGCTGTTCGCGGCCGGGTACGCCGCTTGTTATGACAGCGCGCTGAATTTGGGAACGGACGTGACCGCGCATGTCAGCATCAGCAAAGCTTTCGACGGCGGATTCGAATTAGCTGCCCAGTTGCACGTGAACTTGGACGGAGTCGAGCGGGACCAGGCGGAAGAGCTCGTGAGAGCCGCGGATGGCGTATGTCCGTATTCCAGGGTAACTCGCGGGTATGTAATTATAGCTCTATGA
- a CDS encoding MarR family winged helix-turn-helix transcriptional regulator — MDNSIIDKLQNFYIQLISQFGHCTGVSPSRFRLLHKLYHVDEINQTTLQKELQIDSAAITRHLKQLEGDGIVTRRINPDDNRFTLVRLTELGRQEIVAYREEKILFMAQLLQGFSEEEQKLFSQMIERMRNNITKGRNEE, encoded by the coding sequence ATGGATAATTCCATTATTGATAAACTTCAAAACTTCTATATCCAGCTTATCTCTCAATTCGGACACTGTACCGGTGTAAGCCCATCGAGATTTCGGCTATTGCACAAACTTTACCATGTCGATGAAATCAATCAGACCACTTTACAAAAAGAGTTGCAAATCGATAGTGCCGCAATTACCAGGCATTTGAAACAACTTGAGGGGGATGGTATTGTCACACGACGCATTAATCCAGATGATAATCGCTTCACCTTGGTGAGACTTACCGAACTTGGCCGACAGGAAATCGTTGCTTACCGAGAAGAAAAGATCCTTTTTATGGCACAGCTGCTGCAAGGTTTTAGTGAGGAAGAACAGAAACTTTTCTCACAAATGATTGAACGCATGCGAAATAATATTACTAAAGGGAGAAATGAAGAATGA
- a CDS encoding nitroreductase family protein, which yields MNTALTTNDFNQIVAGRHSIKKYDPTVKISRDEMTEILRKATLAPSSVNMQPWRFLIIESPKAKAILAPLSRFNQRQVETSSAVIAIFGDLNSINNAEAIYGKAVELGFMPMEVKEKQLAAISKYYEQMTPEVNRETVLIDSGLVSMQLMLVARAHGYDTNAIGGYEKDKIAEAFGLDPERYVPVMLISIGKAVDNGYPSVRLPIDQVTTWK from the coding sequence ATGAATACAGCATTAACCACAAACGATTTTAATCAAATTGTTGCCGGGCGCCATTCCATTAAAAAATACGATCCTACTGTTAAAATCAGCCGGGACGAAATGACGGAAATTCTTAGAAAGGCCACCTTGGCTCCTTCTTCCGTCAATATGCAACCTTGGCGTTTCCTAATAATTGAAAGCCCCAAAGCCAAAGCTATCCTTGCCCCCCTTTCACGCTTCAACCAAAGACAAGTCGAAACCTCCTCCGCGGTTATCGCCATCTTCGGTGATTTGAACAGCATCAACAATGCAGAAGCGATTTATGGCAAAGCCGTGGAACTCGGGTTTATGCCTATGGAAGTAAAAGAAAAGCAATTGGCGGCTATATCCAAGTATTATGAACAAATGACCCCAGAAGTAAACAGGGAAACCGTGCTAATTGATAGCGGGCTAGTATCCATGCAACTAATGTTAGTTGCCCGTGCCCATGGATATGACACCAACGCAATCGGCGGATATGAAAAGGACAAGATTGCTGAAGCCTTCGGACTAGACCCGGAGCGCTACGTTCCAGTCATGCTAATATCGATCGGCAAAGCTGTAGACAATGGTTACCCATCGGTTCGTTTGCCTATCGATCAGGTTACAACTTGGAAGTAA